ATCTCGATGACGCAAAACCCCTGATCAATCGCGTTGAATAGCTGTCGATACCGCGCATCGCCATCAGCGGCGGTGACGGTATCCATGGCGGGCCGCATCATAGACCTCGTGACATCTGGGGCAGTTGGCCGCGATGCTATCGCATAATGTCTTGAAATCAAGGCTTAATATAGGCGCAAAAAGCAAAGCCCCGCCACAAAGGGCGGGGCCAAGAGACAGGATGTTTAGAACCGGAAGTTCACACCGATTTTGAATTGGCCCAGATCGGCCTCGGCCAGATTATCATAGGTCGGGTCATTGGTCGGGTTGATGTCGCCAAAATCGGTATAGACATATTCACCGTAAACCGACCATGCGCGGTTAAAGCGATGCTCGACCCCAAGGCCATAGCTGGCGGCCTCGTAATCCTCGCTATAGGTGGTGCCGCCCAGCGTGGCCTCGGCAGTCGCCCAAGTATAGCCAACCAGCAAATAGGCGGCGGTGCTTTGGCTAAAGGCATAACCCGCGCGCAGATAGGCGGTCGCCACGCTGTCGATCGACAGATCGATGTCGGTGCCAAGCGCCGTCACCAGATCACCGCTGAGGCCGCCGTCATAGCTGCCAAAGCTATATTCCCCGCCAAGACCGAACAGCCAGTTGTTGAACTGCCAGTCATAGCCGCCGCGAATGGCGTAATTCACCCCATCCGCCGTCGCGACGGTGGTGTCAAAGCCCGCGCCTTGCAGGGCGGTTTCAAGGACGCCGGTGGAATCAACCGAAAGATCACCGTAGTTGACGTTCGCCCCGACATAGGCGCCCTGCCAGCTTGGCGCTGGCATCGGTGTCGGTTGCACCATGATAACAGGAGGTTCCATAACGGGGGTCGAAAGTCCGCCCGCATTGGCTGCGATTGCGGACGTAGATGCAAGGAAAGCTGCAATGCAGATATAGCGCATGATCGAGATCCACTTGAAAGTTGAAAGGTGAGGCAAGTTTGCCGCAAATTTAGGCATTAATGAAACGTTAACCATCACACTCCTGCATTACGCTAGGTCATGCAGCAATCCTGCCACAGATGCGAATTTCAAAATATAAGATATCTGCGCGCAGGTCGTATGAATTCATATTGAATATCAATATGTTAAGCTTCACACTTTATTTTAACTGTCAGGATATGGCGCCCTATCGATGCGGCTGCGCAATTCTTTGTCCGCGCGGCATTAACACTTGGGCCGTCGGTCGCGTGCGGCAATCTCTGGGCCGGGACACCCGTGATAAAGCCTGCGCGCGGCCAAGATCCAAGGCAAGATGCGCGTGAAAAAAGCGACGCGGCTGCCGCTCTGCATCACTTGGATCACCGTAAAATCCCAGCGCCGGGATCGCGAATGATACCCTCTGCTAGCGATAAAACCGCAGCGAGGGCATCAGGAAATTCACCCGAATATAATCGTCATCATAGACCGACGCGGTGGAATTCTTTTGCTCGGCCGAGATTTCGATCATCAACCAATCGCTCAGGGGCCGGGAAAAGCTGATACCCGCGCCATAATCGACCAGCGGCTCGCCCAGGAAAAAGCTGCCCTCGCGCTGATCGGCAAAGATCGAGAATGTCGTTGGCCGATCATAGATCATGCGCGTGACACCGGCACTGATAAAGCGGGTACGACTTTGAATTCCCGCGATATCCCCGCCGATTTCCGCCGCAATCGTCGTGCTGCCCAGACCCGGCCAAGCCGAGGTCAGGCGCAGACCGAAGATGTCGCGATGCCCTTCGGGCAAAAAGCTACGCCGCGCGGTCATCCCCAATAGATGCGCAGCGCCACCACGCGCCCCGCCCACAAACACATCATGGCCGAACATCAGGTCGGTCTGGTCAAATGTGCGACTGGTGCCGCCGGTGTAATGCGATTGCTGCACACAAACATTCGACCAATGGCCGCGCTCTAGGGTATGAACGGCGCAGACAGCGCCGCGCGCCGATTTGGCCGGACTGTCCCAAGCGCTGGCATTCGACAACTGCAGCCCGATTTCCGGCTGGATCGTCATGCCTTGCCCGACCGCCCATCGTTGGCTTGCGCTCGCCTCAAGGCCATAAACAACACCGGATTGCGCGACCATGTCCGAGGGAATGGTGAATTCCAAACCCGATATCAACACGCTGTCCTGGGTTAGACCATTGTTGACGTTCGGGTCCCAATACAACATCGGACTGATCCGCACGGATGTGGTCAGACGCTCGGGCTGGCCGGTATAGCCCAGACCGAAATTGAACCCGGTATTGCTATAAACCGCCCCGCCGCCCGCCGGTCTGTCGCGACCCAACGTGCCAAATAGCAGACGATCAGATCCCGATAGCAAGGCCTCATCCGTCGCCGCAGCTGCGGCCCCTGCCGAAAGGGCAAGGGCCAGCACGCCGATGCGGATCCGCGCGGCGGATTTTGCAAGCCGCCTAAAGAAATGCATCATAACAAGCGACCCTGATTAACGCTGAGCCACAAAGGCGCCGTTGATCCGCATGTCCCCATTGCCGAACTGGTATCCAGCGCCGACTTCTTCGGCATTAGGGCCAAAGATACCGCCGTTGATGCCATGGAAGACGCCGCGATAGCTGCGACCGTCCGCCATCGTAATGGTTGCACTGAGCTCCGCAATGTTTTGCACCAGACGATTGCCATCGCGCACAACGAATTGGCCGGCCAAATCGGTGAAAGGCACGGTCTCGCCGTCATTGGCAGCCGTGACGCTATGGATGACATAGTTGCCGCTCGCATTGCCCAGATTGATGAAGACACGCGATTCGCCGTTATAGGGGGTCTCGACGCCGGGTGCGTCAGCCAGCGCGACGGTTCCGCTGGATGTGCCGTGATAAAGCGCGTTGCCCGTGCGCGGTTGGTTTGGCGAGGCAAAGCCAACAACCCCGTGATGCCAGGCGCTATCCGTCTCGCCTACGATCTCAGCCTCGATTTGACGCACAAATCGGGTATTTGCGGGATTTATGACCAATAGGCGATTGCCGTCCGTATCGGTCTGCCATTCGCCTTCAACATAAGCACCCGTATAGTCGATCAAATCCAGGGTTCCAGCAGTCGGGTCATAGGGCGCATTATAGGTTGTCACGCCGTCAGCACCTGTCGCCGTCCTTGTGATAGTCGCACGACGCAGTGCTGCGGGGTCGGTGCCCTCAAACCCCAGTGTGACGGGCGTAGGCGTCGGTGTAGGCGTGCCACCAGTATTGTCGCCACCAGTGTCCGTGCCACTACCATTATCGGTGTTACCGCCACTGTTACCAGTGTTGCCACCATTACCAGCGCCAGCGCCGTTATCGACACTCCCGCCACCCGTGGTTACGCCGCTTCCGCCGCCGCCACATGCTGCCAAAGCCAAAAGCGACACAAGCGCCAGACCACGCATTCCGTACATGTTAAACACCCTTTACGATCCGTTAATAGCATCTGCCGGATATGCCGATATGATCACAAGGGTTAACAAACAGGTGAAGCGGACAGTTGTTTCGGCTGTTGCCAAAATGCGCCCATCATCACCCAATCAATGAACAGCCTCATACTGAAATGTAGAACAGCGGGACGCTTGGCTGAAGATATCAAAATATCTATGACCATAAAAGTGCGAGCGGTAGTCCATCTCCGCTCGCGTCACCCGTTAAACCTAACGCTAATTCCGAGTTTCAGCGCCGTGCAACAAACGCACCATTGATGCGTATATCTTCAGACTGGATCTGATACCCTGCGCCGACCTCAATCGCATTCGGGCCAAAGAAAAGACCGTTCACATCGCTGAAGACAGTTCTATCCGTAGGTGCGCCCGCGACATCAAGCGTCGCATTTCCATTATTAACGGAGCGCAGCTGTCTGCCATTAATTTGGAATTGACTGGATAGAGCATTGAAGGGCGCTGCACCAACCCCATCGGCGGCCTGAACGTTACTGACGGCAAAGTTGC
Above is a genomic segment from Ketogulonicigenium vulgare WSH-001 containing:
- a CDS encoding outer membrane protein, which translates into the protein MEPPVIMVQPTPMPAPSWQGAYVGANVNYGDLSVDSTGVLETALQGAGFDTTVATADGVNYAIRGGYDWQFNNWLFGLGGEYSFGSYDGGLSGDLVTALGTDIDLSIDSVATAYLRAGYAFSQSTAAYLLVGYTWATAEATLGGTTYSEDYEAASYGLGVEHRFNRAWSVYGEYVYTDFGDINPTNDPTYDNLAEADLGQFKIGVNFRF
- a CDS encoding lipocalin; translation: MMHFFRRLAKSAARIRIGVLALALSAGAAAAATDEALLSGSDRLLFGTLGRDRPAGGGAVYSNTGFNFGLGYTGQPERLTTSVRISPMLYWDPNVNNGLTQDSVLISGLEFTIPSDMVAQSGVVYGLEASASQRWAVGQGMTIQPEIGLQLSNASAWDSPAKSARGAVCAVHTLERGHWSNVCVQQSHYTGGTSRTFDQTDLMFGHDVFVGGARGGAAHLLGMTARRSFLPEGHRDIFGLRLTSAWPGLGSTTIAAEIGGDIAGIQSRTRFISAGVTRMIYDRPTTFSIFADQREGSFFLGEPLVDYGAGISFSRPLSDWLMIEISAEQKNSTASVYDDDYIRVNFLMPSLRFYR